The following coding sequences lie in one Calidithermus timidus DSM 17022 genomic window:
- the cas7e gene encoding type I-E CRISPR-associated protein Cas7/Cse4/CasC has protein sequence MKHLLEIHILQNFAPSNLNRDDTGSPKDAFFGGVRRGRISSQCLKRAVREYVRDNPNGLPQEATAIRTKRLAQELVSQLTAKGRPEDEARQKVKAALGGIGLKVGDEDKTQYLVFLGRQEVAQIADLIHQHWDGLVASEEEEEKGKKKAKDAKKAAKEAIPNEIKKALGRVLNGGKALDVALFGRMLADLPEKNQDAACQVAHALSTHAIEREFDFYTAVDDLKPDDNAGADMIGTVEFNSACYYRYAALDLKKLHENLQGDSELMLKGLEAFLRAIVKAKPNGKQNAFAAHNDPEYVAITVRQEADPRNLANAFEKPVRPSRDQSLTEASAERLEAKWQKLAEAYGQNGQVFVLNLSDLESKLGTQVKNLDELLEETLKAVRANLGV, from the coding sequence CACATCCTGCAAAACTTCGCCCCATCCAACCTAAACCGCGACGACACCGGCTCCCCTAAGGACGCCTTCTTTGGCGGGGTGCGCCGCGGGCGCATCAGCAGCCAGTGCCTCAAGCGGGCCGTGCGGGAGTACGTGCGCGATAACCCCAATGGCTTGCCCCAGGAAGCGACCGCCATCCGCACCAAGCGCCTGGCGCAGGAGCTGGTGAGCCAGTTGACCGCCAAAGGCCGCCCGGAGGATGAGGCGCGGCAGAAGGTCAAGGCGGCCTTGGGGGGCATAGGCCTCAAAGTGGGGGATGAGGATAAAACCCAGTACCTAGTGTTTTTGGGCAGACAAGAGGTGGCCCAAATTGCCGACCTCATCCACCAACACTGGGACGGCCTGGTGGCCTCCGAAGAGGAAGAAGAGAAAGGCAAAAAGAAAGCCAAGGACGCCAAGAAAGCCGCCAAGGAAGCGATCCCCAATGAGATCAAAAAAGCCTTAGGCCGTGTGCTAAATGGCGGCAAGGCCCTGGACGTGGCCCTGTTCGGGCGCATGCTGGCCGATTTGCCCGAGAAAAACCAGGATGCCGCCTGCCAGGTGGCCCACGCCCTCTCCACCCACGCCATCGAGCGCGAGTTCGACTTCTACACCGCCGTAGACGACCTCAAGCCCGACGACAACGCCGGGGCCGACATGATCGGCACGGTGGAGTTCAACTCGGCGTGCTACTACCGCTACGCCGCGCTCGACCTAAAGAAACTCCACGAGAACCTCCAGGGCGATAGCGAGCTGATGCTCAAAGGCCTCGAGGCCTTCCTCAGGGCCATCGTCAAGGCCAAGCCCAACGGTAAGCAGAACGCCTTCGCCGCCCACAACGACCCCGAGTATGTGGCGATAACGGTGCGCCAGGAGGCCGACCCGCGTAACCTGGCCAACGCCTTCGAGAAGCCGGTGCGCCCCAGCCGCGACCAGAGCCTCACCGAGGCCTCGGCGGAGCGGCTCGAGGCCAAGTGGCAGAAGCTGGCCGAGGCCTACGGGCAAAACGGGCAGGTCTTCGTGCTGAACCTGAGCGATCTCGAGTCCAAGCTGGGCACACAGGTGAAGAATCTGGACGAGCTGCTCGAAGAAACCCTGAAAGC